A section of the Hippea sp. KM1 genome encodes:
- the cas4 gene encoding CRISPR-associated protein Cas4 has product MNYFFVCKRKLWLFSKQIGMEHTSELVQIGSVIHESSYSRKRKEIELEGIKIDFFEKTRGLIHEVKKSRAIEDAHIWQLKYYLYHFKLLGLQISGVLNYPLLRKTLKVELTEEDEIRLEEILRQIRQIVANSTPPEPINASLCKKCSYFEFCYA; this is encoded by the coding sequence GTGAATTACTTTTTTGTATGCAAAAGGAAGTTGTGGCTTTTTAGCAAGCAGATCGGCATGGAGCATACTTCTGAACTTGTGCAGATTGGCTCTGTTATACACGAATCATCTTACTCAAGGAAGAGGAAGGAGATCGAGCTTGAAGGTATAAAGATAGATTTTTTTGAGAAAACGAGGGGTTTGATCCATGAAGTAAAGAAATCAAGGGCGATAGAAGATGCCCATATTTGGCAGCTGAAGTACTACCTGTATCACTTCAAGCTGTTAGGCTTGCAGATTAGCGGCGTTTTAAATTATCCGCTCTTAAGAAAAACATTAAAAGTGGAACTTACAGAAGAAGACGAAATAAGACTTGAGGAAATTCTGAGACAAATAAGACAGATAGTAGCTAACTCCACACCACCTGAGCCTATAAACGCAAGTCTTTGCAAAAAGTGCAGCTATTTTGAGTTTTGCTATGCGTAA
- a CDS encoding IS256 family transposase: MYDLIFTQLKEEFKSMIERIMKEERDRYLEENKSTRANGYYTRSPKTILGQMELSIPRTRDGKFKSDVLPERKRVMFLLDDIIRAMFVSGVSSRKAGKVLENLIGCSISSQFASYISDIPKEVIEEFKNRRLDDEYPVLYIDATYLPLKRDSVEKEAVYAVLGLRYDGRRNILAYFLPGGNENTQMWREIFEDLKSRGLKNVRMIISDDLKGLSRSIEEAFPKAKHQLCWFHLKKNIKSKVRKRHWDEMLKELNQIMEAKTQEEAELLMNEFIDKWSRLYKSLNSLKSKVKNYTHFSNLNEKIKVYFSTTNWMERCFKELKDSLRIRGYLHSEDSAEKFLYLFFKDKDEKYSSRKLRYSEYLMEAFG, from the coding sequence ATGTATGATTTGATTTTTACACAATTGAAGGAAGAATTCAAGTCAATGATTGAAAGGATCATGAAAGAGGAAAGAGACAGGTACTTAGAAGAGAACAAATCAACAAGGGCAAATGGATATTACACAAGGTCACCAAAAACAATATTAGGTCAGATGGAGCTTTCCATCCCCAGAACAAGGGACGGCAAGTTCAAAAGCGATGTATTGCCTGAGAGAAAGAGGGTGATGTTTCTCCTTGATGACATAATAAGGGCAATGTTCGTGTCTGGAGTCTCATCAAGGAAGGCAGGCAAGGTTTTAGAAAATCTCATTGGATGTTCCATATCATCCCAGTTTGCAAGCTATATTTCCGACATACCAAAAGAGGTCATAGAGGAGTTCAAAAACAGAAGGTTGGATGATGAGTATCCAGTCCTATACATAGATGCAACATACCTGCCTCTGAAGAGGGACAGTGTAGAAAAAGAAGCAGTTTATGCTGTTCTGGGATTGAGATACGACGGCAGAAGAAACATACTTGCATACTTCCTACCTGGAGGCAATGAGAATACACAGATGTGGAGAGAGATATTTGAGGACCTAAAATCAAGGGGACTAAAGAATGTCAGAATGATAATCAGCGATGATCTAAAAGGGCTCTCAAGATCAATAGAGGAGGCATTCCCCAAAGCAAAGCATCAGCTATGCTGGTTTCATCTGAAGAAGAACATAAAAAGCAAGGTGAGAAAGAGACACTGGGATGAGATGCTGAAAGAGCTAAACCAGATAATGGAGGCTAAGACCCAAGAGGAGGCAGAACTCTTGATGAATGAGTTCATCGACAAATGGAGTAGGCTCTATAAATCCCTAAACAGCCTAAAAAGTAAAGTCAAGAACTATACACACTTCTCAAACCTCAATGAAAAGATAAAGGTATACTTTTCAACAACAAACTGGATGGAGAGGTGTTTCAAGGAATTAAAGGATTCTTTAAGAATTAGGGGTTATCTCCATTCTGAGGACAGTGCTGAAAAGTTCCTTTACCTTTTCTTCAAAGATAAGGATGAGAAGTATTCATCAAGAAAGCTCAGATACTCTGAATACCTGATGGAGGCTTTTGGATAG
- the cas7i gene encoding type I-B CRISPR-associated protein Cas7/Cst2/DevR encodes MINLKPQGLTVSLIFEAMSLNYGEGVGNISELKKLSRSGEFLSYESRQALRYDVYRMLKEQFGIDSDREDPLTAEQDVVQFKSEANIRDYIEADLFGYMKTAKSKSSLTRPAVVRITPAISLEPMLSDIEFGTNLNFAQRTGANPNPFQFEHHLSLYSYTVTIELDRVGEDPNDVISIEPEEKARRVNMVLDVLKVLNRNIKGRTENLNPLFAIGGVYNVKNPFFMGRLRVRYNRETRKHILETPIIESALEMSFGGENIKDRTHIGIVKGFWENEEEIRKLVSEGNYHNINDFLRP; translated from the coding sequence ATGATTAATTTAAAACCGCAGGGTCTAACTGTTTCTTTGATCTTTGAGGCGATGAGTCTAAATTATGGTGAAGGTGTGGGCAATATTTCTGAGCTTAAAAAGCTTTCAAGATCCGGTGAATTTCTATCCTATGAATCCAGACAGGCCTTGAGATACGATGTTTATAGAATGCTTAAGGAACAATTTGGTATAGACTCTGATAGAGAAGATCCGTTAACGGCTGAGCAAGATGTGGTTCAATTCAAATCCGAGGCAAATATAAGGGATTACATAGAGGCTGATCTCTTTGGATATATGAAAACGGCAAAAAGCAAGAGTTCGCTTACAAGACCAGCGGTTGTTAGAATAACGCCGGCTATTTCTCTTGAACCTATGCTTTCCGACATTGAATTTGGAACAAACCTCAACTTTGCTCAAAGAACGGGCGCGAATCCAAATCCATTTCAGTTTGAGCATCATTTGTCTCTTTATTCATACACTGTAACAATAGAACTGGACAGAGTAGGGGAAGACCCAAATGATGTCATCTCTATTGAGCCAGAAGAAAAGGCAAGAAGGGTAAACATGGTTCTGGATGTTTTAAAGGTTTTAAACAGAAACATAAAAGGAAGAACAGAAAATTTAAACCCATTGTTTGCAATTGGCGGTGTTTATAATGTAAAGAATCCGTTTTTCATGGGGAGACTAAGGGTAAGATATAACAGGGAAACAAGGAAACATATTTTAGAGACACCCATTATAGAGTCTGCTCTTGAGATGTCTTTTGGAGGGGAAAATATTAAAGACAGAACCCATATAGGTATAGTGAAGGGGTTTTGGGAAAATGAGGAAGAAATCAGAAAACTTGTTAGTGAGGGCAATTATCACAACATAAACGACTTTTTGAGACCATAA
- a CDS encoding phage minor head protein: protein MRFFNRKKDEALKEVLRFYRNFVVFDEFAKYLLYKIEEKTALDDRTRSELLKIFRKFYEKEKKDALKSFDAEYSFRQSDEQAIAFVDSLNDYYLGRFFQADSRVKKEVLSWMSKYYLKNGNPIGKGQKGIAEFLDKFGGYLSEKSELKARQIIDTTMNTMRNFARINSFIEAGVERFRWDATNDRLTCPACRSMDGRIIETKAAKEQIDLVINSKPEDLPNIRPIATNYYKGKTSNFPLKTPPMHPLCRCTVAAEFESTPVKYKVGRPADAPITSEQLELEEMFNNLSNDEIHNKVKAHLGDVWARPPVKPKDKHIKNFLDNHIQKKGSFHFLMGNSHNTKSPSNSC, encoded by the coding sequence ATGCGCTTTTTTAATAGAAAAAAAGATGAGGCTTTAAAAGAAGTTTTGCGTTTTTATAGAAATTTTGTTGTTTTTGATGAATTCGCTAAGTATCTACTATACAAAATCGAGGAAAAGACGGCCCTTGATGACAGGACGAGGAGTGAGTTGCTTAAAATATTTCGGAAATTTTATGAAAAAGAGAAAAAGGATGCATTAAAATCTTTTGATGCGGAATACAGCTTTCGGCAGTCTGACGAGCAAGCAATTGCGTTTGTAGATAGTTTAAATGATTATTATCTTGGAAGGTTTTTTCAGGCAGATTCCAGAGTAAAAAAAGAGGTATTATCCTGGATGAGTAAGTATTATCTTAAAAACGGCAACCCTATTGGTAAAGGTCAGAAAGGGATAGCTGAGTTTTTGGATAAGTTCGGTGGTTATCTGTCTGAAAAAAGCGAATTAAAAGCAAGGCAAATAATAGATACCACAATGAACACGATGCGAAATTTTGCACGCATTAACTCTTTTATTGAAGCAGGTGTTGAGCGGTTTAGATGGGATGCCACAAATGACAGACTGACCTGCCCAGCTTGCCGCAGTATGGACGGCAGGATTATTGAGACAAAGGCTGCGAAAGAACAAATAGACCTTGTGATAAATTCAAAACCTGAAGATTTGCCAAATATCAGACCTATAGCAACAAATTACTATAAAGGCAAAACATCTAACTTCCCTCTCAAAACCCCGCCCATGCACCCTCTATGCAGGTGCACAGTAGCGGCAGAGTTTGAAAGCACTCCTGTAAAATACAAAGTAGGTAGGCCTGCTGATGCTCCAATTACTTCTGAGCAACTTGAACTTGAAGAGATGTTTAACAACCTGTCAAATGATGAAATACATAACAAGGTGAAGGCCCATCTTGGAGATGTCTGGGCGAGGCCACCTGTAAAACCAAAAGATAAACATATCAAAAATTTTCTCGATAATCATATCCAAAAAAAAGGCTCTTTCCACTTTCTTATGGGTAACTCCCACAACACTAAATCCCCCTCAAACTCTTGTTGA
- a CDS encoding CRISPR-associated helicase/endonuclease Cas3: MSEFYAKVYYKNKKARPETLKEHTLNLLVELNRLKEIYGREIGRESNFWEALRIACIFHDLGKISSHFQAKIKRLLKEKHEIPTELDREIPHNFLSGIFLYTPEARKAINKELFAKVLYSVLFHHSRSLDFDEEDYKNVVEHDLSKNIKYLSWLKNLGVEIPELPREKARIVYKKIEKFYNNRDEIPELKKCKTFILLKGLLHRLDHSASAHLPVEQERIKDPDGKLLDYLSRKPDFRGLKPFQQKASELRDKNVLLIASTGMGKTEFAINWIGKDKAFYTLPVRVSVNAMYKRLCDIFDKEHIGLLHSDALFYGFEGLERFEDALSLEEHLSRVEATRQYSMPITVTTADQIFTSTLKYPNYEKIYATLAYSKVVLDEPQSYSPDTLAIIVKGLKDVARLGGKFCIMSATVQPFLMEQLKEFGVDILPPVLSQETKHRIKLENRPISELKNQIIKEFKKGKKVLVLVNTVKEAQSIFENLKKLKKDFDLNVKLLHSLFIQKDRQKREMLIRRYPHHSIPVIWISTQIVEASLDIDYDILFTEIATLDSLIQRMGRVFRKIGRKINGDDEPNVIVATDEPSGSGKIYDKDIIQRTLEALREFDNKVLTEQDKQRLMEEVYDLSRIESTEFYGKFQKNLELLNLGFESEDKREAQKFFRNVMNINAIPGNVYKENIELIEKLTETALDKSKDYRDRILALYKLNQFTVSIPFFKVKTPPEQIAKGKLFTVNLRYDPEKGVTDEELSNII; encoded by the coding sequence ATGAGTGAATTTTATGCGAAAGTTTATTACAAAAATAAGAAGGCGCGCCCTGAAACCTTGAAGGAGCATACTTTAAACCTTCTCGTTGAGCTGAATAGACTGAAAGAGATCTACGGGCGAGAGATAGGCAGAGAGAGCAATTTTTGGGAAGCCTTAAGGATAGCCTGTATATTCCATGATTTAGGTAAGATATCCTCACACTTTCAGGCAAAGATAAAAAGGCTGTTGAAGGAAAAGCATGAAATACCGACAGAGCTTGATAGAGAGATACCCCATAATTTTTTGTCGGGGATTTTTTTGTACACTCCAGAGGCGAGGAAAGCGATCAACAAAGAATTATTTGCTAAGGTTTTATATTCGGTTTTGTTTCACCATAGCAGGAGTCTGGATTTTGATGAAGAGGATTATAAGAATGTTGTAGAGCACGACCTAAGCAAAAACATTAAATATTTGAGTTGGCTGAAGAATCTTGGTGTAGAAATACCTGAACTTCCAAGGGAAAAAGCTAGGATAGTTTATAAAAAGATAGAAAAGTTTTATAACAACAGGGACGAAATTCCAGAACTTAAAAAATGCAAAACCTTTATTCTTTTAAAGGGACTATTGCATAGATTGGATCATTCAGCATCAGCACACCTACCAGTTGAACAGGAAAGAATAAAGGACCCGGATGGGAAACTTTTGGACTACCTATCGCGAAAACCCGATTTTAGAGGCTTAAAACCCTTTCAGCAAAAGGCGAGTGAATTAAGAGATAAAAATGTTTTACTGATCGCCTCAACAGGCATGGGAAAAACAGAATTTGCAATTAACTGGATAGGAAAGGACAAAGCCTTTTACACGCTCCCCGTAAGGGTTTCTGTAAATGCAATGTATAAGAGGCTTTGTGATATTTTTGATAAAGAACACATAGGGTTGCTTCACAGCGACGCACTTTTTTACGGTTTCGAAGGCTTAGAGAGATTTGAGGATGCCTTATCTTTGGAGGAGCATCTATCACGTGTAGAGGCTACCCGTCAGTATTCAATGCCGATCACGGTAACTACTGCAGATCAGATATTCACCTCCACACTAAAGTATCCCAACTATGAGAAGATCTATGCTACGCTTGCCTACTCAAAGGTTGTTTTAGATGAGCCGCAGAGCTATTCGCCCGACACATTGGCTATAATAGTTAAAGGCTTGAAAGATGTAGCGAGGCTTGGCGGGAAGTTTTGTATCATGAGTGCTACAGTTCAGCCTTTTTTGATGGAGCAGTTAAAGGAATTTGGTGTTGATATCTTACCACCTGTTTTGAGCCAAGAGACAAAACACAGAATAAAACTTGAAAATAGACCCATAAGTGAGCTGAAGAATCAAATTATAAAGGAATTCAAAAAAGGAAAAAAGGTGCTTGTACTGGTTAACACAGTGAAAGAGGCACAAAGCATCTTTGAGAACTTGAAAAAACTGAAGAAAGATTTCGATTTAAATGTGAAACTACTACACTCGCTTTTTATACAAAAGGACAGACAGAAAAGGGAAATGTTAATAAGAAGATATCCGCATCATTCAATTCCTGTCATATGGATATCTACACAAATTGTGGAGGCATCGTTGGATATTGATTATGATATTCTTTTCACAGAAATTGCTACACTCGATTCCTTAATTCAAAGAATGGGAAGGGTTTTCAGGAAGATAGGAAGAAAAATAAATGGGGATGATGAGCCTAATGTCATCGTAGCCACTGATGAACCGTCTGGCAGTGGAAAAATCTATGACAAGGATATAATACAACGTACGCTTGAGGCCTTGAGAGAGTTTGATAACAAGGTCTTAACCGAACAGGACAAGCAGCGCCTTATGGAAGAAGTGTATGATTTAAGCAGAATAGAAAGTACTGAGTTTTACGGAAAATTTCAGAAAAATTTAGAGTTACTGAACTTGGGTTTTGAGTCCGAAGATAAAAGAGAGGCTCAAAAATTCTTTAGAAATGTTATGAATATAAATGCTATTCCTGGAAATGTTTACAAAGAAAATATTGAGTTGATAGAAAAATTAACCGAGACAGCACTTGATAAGTCTAAAGATTATCGTGACAGAATTTTAGCTCTTTACAAATTAAACCAATTTACGGTTAGTATTCCGTTTTTTAAAGTAAAGACTCCCCCTGAGCAAATAGCGAAAGGAAAGCTGTTTACTGTGAACCTTAGATACGATCCGGAAAAAGGTGTAACAGATGAAGAATTGTCAAACATCATTTGA
- the cas1 gene encoding CRISPR-associated endonuclease Cas1 — translation MGKLSEPNRKRGDTKKLTLPVSEIFKPIFGDRVIFELLNDGKLSKKHFDKSLNFAYLLEEGRKIVVQEIENKLNKTILHKQLRRRVSYRRLIRLELYKLIKHLLKEKVYKSFRIWW, via the coding sequence ATGGGGAAACTAAGTGAACCAAACAGGAAGAGGGGTGACACAAAAAAGTTGACATTGCCTGTTTCAGAGATTTTTAAGCCAATTTTTGGAGATAGAGTGATATTCGAGCTTTTAAATGATGGCAAGTTGAGTAAAAAGCATTTCGATAAGAGCCTTAATTTTGCGTATCTGTTGGAAGAGGGCAGAAAAATAGTGGTTCAAGAGATAGAAAACAAGCTAAATAAAACCATTTTGCATAAACAATTGAGAAGAAGAGTAAGCTATAGGAGGTTAATCCGGCTTGAGCTATACAAGCTTATAAAGCACCTTTTAAAAGAGAAGGTTTACAAGAGCTTCAGGATTTGGTGGTAG
- the cas5b gene encoding type I-B CRISPR-associated protein Cas5b, which produces MKLLKIKAYQVFANYRKPMCFNYWDTYPLPPLSTIRGWFHTVLRADRYIPMAMSIQGSFNSVVQDLQKIIKFDRKGKAKEKGYPILEDFNKTLNKSPTYVANVYDVNLTIYLEAEVGYLEKFKENLLKIEYPSLGRREDLLRIDYLDFIEPVLHDFSEDEHIIDYGIYLNKETANKVRLRGINYRMSFKYDGDLLNKLGVRYFEKRDVVYIDNGLIEEGEFLFDEQDGRLIDLIGDVDE; this is translated from the coding sequence ATGAAACTGCTAAAGATCAAGGCTTATCAGGTTTTTGCAAATTATAGAAAGCCCATGTGCTTCAACTACTGGGACACGTATCCCTTGCCACCATTGTCGACAATAAGGGGTTGGTTTCATACGGTATTGAGGGCCGATAGATATATACCGATGGCTATGAGTATACAGGGAAGTTTTAATAGTGTTGTTCAAGACCTGCAAAAGATTATAAAGTTCGACAGGAAAGGCAAAGCAAAAGAGAAAGGCTATCCAATACTTGAAGATTTTAATAAAACCTTAAATAAGTCTCCAACTTATGTGGCGAATGTTTACGATGTAAATCTGACCATTTACCTGGAGGCGGAAGTTGGGTATCTTGAAAAATTCAAGGAAAATCTGCTAAAGATAGAGTATCCATCCTTGGGAAGAAGAGAAGATTTGCTCCGAATAGACTATTTAGATTTTATTGAGCCCGTACTGCATGATTTCTCTGAAGACGAACATATAATAGACTACGGAATCTATTTAAACAAAGAAACCGCAAATAAAGTCAGGCTCAGGGGCATAAATTACAGGATGAGTTTTAAATACGATGGGGATCTTCTAAATAAATTGGGGGTCAGGTATTTTGAAAAGAGGGATGTAGTCTACATAGACAACGGATTGATCGAAGAGGGAGAGTTTCTGTTTGACGAACAAGACGGGCGTTTGATTGATTTAATAGGTGATGTTGATGAGTGA
- the cas1b gene encoding type I-B CRISPR-associated endonuclease Cas1b: MRNYYIFRSGRIKRKDNTIFFETQEGERIPLPINDIDSIYLFGEIDLNTKLLNFLSQNNIMVHFFNYYGFYTGTFYPKEFLNSGEVIVRQVEHYLDRNKRLLLAKEFVRGAIYGSIQNLKRYKHKLGDEIEKLTQLYEASAVQDSVEQLMGIEGNAKDLYYSTFEKIIEQDIDFKRRVKNPPDNMMNALISFVNSIIYSEILKEIYKTQLNPTISYLHEPGFRRFSLSLDVSG, from the coding sequence ATGCGTAACTACTATATTTTCAGATCAGGGCGCATAAAAAGAAAGGACAACACGATATTTTTCGAAACCCAGGAGGGAGAAAGAATACCATTGCCGATAAATGACATAGATTCCATATACCTATTTGGTGAAATAGACCTAAACACAAAACTTTTAAACTTTTTGTCACAGAACAACATTATGGTCCATTTTTTCAACTATTACGGATTTTACACAGGGACATTCTATCCTAAAGAGTTTCTAAACTCCGGAGAGGTTATTGTAAGGCAGGTTGAGCACTATCTCGATAGAAACAAGCGATTACTTTTGGCAAAAGAGTTTGTTAGAGGCGCTATTTACGGTAGCATTCAAAACTTAAAAAGGTACAAGCATAAGCTTGGCGATGAGATTGAAAAGTTAACGCAGTTATACGAAGCCTCGGCTGTTCAGGATTCGGTTGAGCAACTCATGGGCATAGAGGGCAACGCAAAAGATTTGTATTATTCGACGTTTGAAAAGATAATTGAGCAGGATATAGACTTCAAAAGGCGGGTTAAAAATCCGCCGGATAATATGATGAATGCCTTGATTTCGTTCGTTAATAGCATTATTTACTCAGAAATCTTAAAAGAAATCTATAAAACCCAACTCAACCCTACAATAAGTTATCTCCACGAGCCTGGGTTTAGGAGATTTTCGCTATCTTTGGATGTTTCAGGGTAG
- the cas2 gene encoding CRISPR-associated endonuclease Cas2 — translation MYIVAVYDISTIEKSGQRRLNRIMKLFRKYLHHTQKSVFEGELSEAKFFSLKRESEKIINPKEDYIVFYRIDNPRNVDRITVGLDFDPTDNFI, via the coding sequence ATGTACATTGTTGCTGTTTATGACATATCGACTATAGAAAAATCAGGTCAAAGAAGGTTAAATAGAATAATGAAGCTGTTCAGAAAGTACCTTCACCATACGCAAAAATCGGTTTTTGAGGGTGAGTTGAGCGAAGCAAAATTTTTCTCGCTAAAGAGGGAATCTGAAAAGATAATAAACCCCAAAGAGGATTACATTGTATTTTACAGAATTGACAACCCCCGCAATGTGGATAGAATAACAGTGGGTTTGGATTTCGACCCAACTGATAATTTTATCTAA